AAGACCGCATTGACCGCGAATTTATGGCACGCTTTCACAACTTGCCGGAAATGTCAGCCATCACCCCATCCTCAATCCCCAACAGCCAATCCCCAATCCCTAATCCCCCAATGCGTTGCGCTGGTTGCGGTTCTAAAGTCGGTAGTACAACATTAGAACGAGTCCTACACCGCATTAAATTAGAACACCCTGAAGTTGGTAATCGTGAAGATATTTTAATTGGACTTGATGCACCAGATGATGCTGCCGTAGTCAAGGTGCCAGTAGATCAAGTGATGGTTCATACCCTAGACTATTTCCGAAGTCTAATTAATGACCCGTTTATCTTTGCTCAAATTAGCGCTAATCATTGCTTAAGCGATATTTTTGCAATGGGTGCTACTCCTCAGAGTGCGCTGGCAATTGCCACTATTCCCTACGCCTGGGAAGAAAAGCAGGAGGAAACCCTTTATCAACTGTTATCGGGTGCTGCTAAAGTGCTGCAACAGTCGCAAACACCTCTGGTAGGCGGACACACCACAGAAGGAGCAGAACTAACTTTTGGTTTATCCTGTAACGGCTTAGCCTATCCCAATCAGCTGCTACGAAAAGGAGGTATGAAGCCGGGGCAAGTGCTAATTTTGACCAAAGCGCTAGGAACGGGAACTCTATTTGCTGCGCAGATGAGCTTGCAAGCAAAAGGTCGATGGATTGATGATGCAGTCCACTCGATGCTGCTGTCAAATCAAGCAGCCGCTAAGTGTTTATTAAAACATGGAGTTACTGCCTGTACGGATATTACAGGATTTGGATTGCTGGGGCATTTACTGGAAATGATCCAAGCATCTCAGGTGGCGGTGGAGTTCAATTTAGAAGCTATCCCAGTTCTAGAAGGTGCCTTGGAAACGCTGCAAATGGGAATTGTGAGTTCTTTACACCCGCAGAATTTACGGGCATCCCGCCAGATTAGCAATTTATCAGCAGTTAGCGATCGCGCTACTTACCCTCTTCTATTCGATCCCCAAACTTCTGGCGGACTCTTAGCTGCGATTCCAGATGAACGCGCTGATGCTTGTGTCGCCTCACTCAAAACTTTGGGATATACCTACAGCCAAATAATTGGTCGCGTGACGCCACCAAATCTAGGCGTTCAGCCCATCTCACTAATTGTCTGAATTCAACGGAGAGGAGAGGATTTGAACCTCCGGTGACGTTGCCGCCACAACTGATTTCGAGTCAGTCGCATTCAACCACTCTGCCACCTCTCCAAGCGCTATCTTTATTAACCAAAGGTTAATAACTCAGCATTATCAGTATATACTAAATTCCGTCAATCTCTTCTGCCTAACGAATAATTTCCAGTAAAGCATCATGCCGCGACTTGAGGTAATCGTCACTGCATATCCATTTATTATCAAGGCAGGTTGAGTAGTTTCCATTCTGGAGAGGGTTCTGAAAAACATTATTAGCATCGGGTAGAGGCTTTCGGTAAATAAGCTATCGAAAAAAATGTCGGAAAAAATATAAATTCTCGCTGAAATACTTCTTCTCCCTCTAAAACCGTAGAAATACGGGGGTCATTTGTTTAATTGCAGGTGAATATTTTAAAATTAAAATTGTTTCGCTTCAAGCCTCAATCATTTTTTGAATGAGTAATGCCCAACAGTGCTTTGTAAAAGCTTGTTTCTCAAATCTCCTAAACGGTTATAAAAAAGGCTCAATAGACCTCTTGCATGAATAGGAAGAGGAGGCAAGCTCAAAGTTGATAATGGCAGCAATCAAGTTGAAACGTAAGCCAAAGCGCCTGCGCCGATTTCGGTAACGCTCTGCCAGGAGCAGCAAATCTTATTGTCTCAATCGGGGTAGT
This is a stretch of genomic DNA from Coleofasciculus sp. FACHB-T130. It encodes these proteins:
- the selD gene encoding selenide, water dikinase SelD, whose product is MQVISPIVKDLVLIGGGHSHAIVLKMFGMKPLPGVRLTLITDTSHTPYSGMLPGHVAGFYGYDESHIDLRRLAQFAQAQFYLDRAIGLDLENNKVICANHPDVAFDLLSIDIGSTPATISIPGAAEYAIPAKPVVKLLSEWDKLLKIVAEIPEKPIQLSIVGGGAGGVELALAMQSRLQQFLEHSQQSLENLEIHLFHSGVELLPNYNRWVGRRLQKILIQRGVELHLEEKVCEVQPRKIICESGLVVECPNVATSAECRVFWVTQASAPRWLQASGLATDSKGFIQVDDTLRSLSHPQVFAAGDIATMIHHPRPKAGVFAVRQGKPLFNNLRRTLLGKPLKPYKPQKQYLSLIGTGDGQAIASWGAFSWESRLFWHWKDRIDREFMARFHNLPEMSAITPSSIPNSQSPIPNPPMRCAGCGSKVGSTTLERVLHRIKLEHPEVGNREDILIGLDAPDDAAVVKVPVDQVMVHTLDYFRSLINDPFIFAQISANHCLSDIFAMGATPQSALAIATIPYAWEEKQEETLYQLLSGAAKVLQQSQTPLVGGHTTEGAELTFGLSCNGLAYPNQLLRKGGMKPGQVLILTKALGTGTLFAAQMSLQAKGRWIDDAVHSMLLSNQAAAKCLLKHGVTACTDITGFGLLGHLLEMIQASQVAVEFNLEAIPVLEGALETLQMGIVSSLHPQNLRASRQISNLSAVSDRATYPLLFDPQTSGGLLAAIPDERADACVASLKTLGYTYSQIIGRVTPPNLGVQPISLIV